AAATAAAAATAGGCTGGTTGCaacttattttacagtatgtgtacttacctAAGAAAGTACTGGTATTATAAGGTAATTACAGTGTACATggtgtagggttaggtttaggggtaggttcagggtaagCACCTAGTtactgtaattactataataagtacatactaACATACAAGTACATATAGTATGTGTATgagaaacaggactgtaaaattaaGTGCTACACCAATAGGCCCTCTCTGATAAATTACAGGTAGGCCTAAGTAATGCTTCATTAATGCCCACCACTGCAACTACATTTCAATGGCTCAGAAACATAAGCTAAAAACAAGAAAGTAAACCAAAACAATGTCCTACTTGTCTTAGCGTGTAGAGCAGCCATGAATATGACACCACAATGATGACGAATGGCACAGCAAAACAGAGTGAGAAGTAACAGATGATGTAAGACACATTTCTGAGATCTCGACTCTGCCAGTCGGGTCCGCAGGATGTGCCGACTCCCTCCAGCTGGTAGCTCCCCCAGCCAAAGAGAGGCGGCGTATTCCAGATCAGAGACCAGAGCCAGGAGAACGCCAGTCCTCCAGCGGCGTGCTTGGTCTGGAATGTGATGGTACCCAGAGGCTTGCACACTACGAACAGCCGTTCCACAGCAATCAGAGCCACTGTGCACAGCGCTGTTATACCTGTGCAGAGTTAAGTCAGAGTTCACTCTACTCTTATTTTAAGGGTAAACAGAAAGAATActttggattatatatatatatatatatatatatatatatatatatatatatatatatatatatatatatatatatatatatatatatataatttatttattttttctagatAACAACAGACTGATATATTCACAAATTTTTGAGCAGGCTCTTTTtagtgaataataaaaaaaaaaatcacaatcacaTTACTCTTctttttattgaatcaaaaataaataaagagataaagAATTAACTACAGTGTAATCAGTGCAGTCCGATTCACAATCAAATTAATTTTATGAATCGGATCTCTTAATGAATCATTCAAGAAGATCGCAAGGTAAGGTTGAAACCTTTTGTGTCAGGTGGTCAAGCAAGCTGGTTTGCAAAACGTTAAATCGGTTCGTGATTCAGTCTGAATCAGGCCCTACACATTGATTTGTTTGGAGCTGTTTATGTAGTAAAAGACTGTTTTAGaacacataaaacaaaacaaaaaattgctGATGAAGTGAATATTTACAAAAACATACATTGCAACAAAACCCTCAATAATCACCTTGTAAGTACAACAGGGTCATCCTTGCCTTAGCCAGCACTAATGATCTGACTAAATCAGGAATATGAATTTGAACATTTGAATATGAATGTTttcaatcttttttcttttttttcagtgtctgGAAGCCAAGCAGAGGTGCAGTTTACATACAGTCCTAAGTCATTATTTGGGTTGGAATGAACCCAGAACAAACTTACCAAATAATGCAACACAAAATCCCTCCAGTACACATCCGACCCGTCCTGTAATGTAGTAGCCCACTGCATTGGTCACCACAGATGGCACACTTCCTGTTAACGTGATGCCCAAGTCGGCAACGGCAAGGTTGACCAGGGCAAAATTCAGCGGCTGCCGCAGCTGTTTGTGCCGAAGGGTAACGACTATCACTGTAGTGTTCAACACGACAGCTGTGATGGAGAACACGGCCATGAggagagacagagtgatgaatcCTGCCCAGGGCAGGGGCACCCTTGCACCAGGGTCATCGTGGATAGACGAGTCATTCTGGAATTCTGGGAAAGAGGCCATCCCCTCAAGCCTTAACTAAAACTACAGATAAAAACAGTTCCT
The genomic region above belongs to Carassius gibelio isolate Cgi1373 ecotype wild population from Czech Republic chromosome A11, carGib1.2-hapl.c, whole genome shotgun sequence and contains:
- the LOC128022122 gene encoding parapinopsin-like encodes the protein MASFPEFQNDSSIHDDPGARVPLPWAGFITLSLLMAVFSITAVVLNTTVIVVTLRHKQLRQPLNFALVNLAVADLGITLTGSVPSVVTNAVGYYITGRVGCVLEGFCVALFGITALCTVALIAVERLFVVCKPLGTITFQTKHAAGGLAFSWLWSLIWNTPPLFGWGSYQLEGVGTSCGPDWQSRDLRNVSYIICYFSLCFAVPFVIIVVSYSWLLYTLRQVAKVGGCVAARAESKVAWMVVMMVLAFLVSWLPYAALALMVVFNPDVQLPVLVKVVPIYMAKSSTVYNPLIYIYMNKQFQKFAVLLLMCGRDPWPSEDDASEAQTVVSPMNNKISPD